The proteins below are encoded in one region of Thermococcus peptonophilus:
- the sufC gene encoding Fe-S cluster assembly ATPase SufC has product MLKVENLHVNVSDREILRGVDLAINDGELHVVMGPNGSGKSTLALTIAGHPRYTVTEGRIFFDGEDITEAKPEERVRKGIFLSFQHPVEVEGVKVINFLQRVLKNLRGIDEIEAYDMIFKAVEELGFDSSILSRELNVGFSGGERKKLEMLQAYLVKPRLLILDEPDSGVDVDSLKVIAGVIARLHSEGTGILLITHYGRILEYLNPQRVHVLKEGRLVASGGMELVRLIEEKGFAAVGENGAAVKA; this is encoded by the coding sequence GGAAAATCTCCACGTCAATGTGTCCGATAGGGAGATTCTGAGGGGTGTAGATCTTGCCATCAACGATGGGGAACTTCACGTTGTCATGGGTCCAAATGGCTCTGGAAAATCAACACTTGCCCTCACCATAGCGGGCCATCCAAGGTACACTGTCACTGAGGGCAGGATATTCTTTGATGGGGAGGACATAACAGAGGCAAAGCCCGAAGAAAGGGTCAGGAAGGGCATCTTCCTCAGCTTTCAGCACCCTGTCGAGGTCGAGGGGGTTAAAGTCATCAACTTCCTTCAAAGGGTACTGAAAAACCTCCGGGGCATAGACGAGATCGAGGCCTACGACATGATATTTAAGGCCGTCGAAGAACTTGGCTTTGACAGCTCAATCCTATCTAGGGAACTTAACGTCGGCTTCTCCGGCGGTGAGAGGAAGAAGCTTGAAATGCTCCAGGCGTACCTCGTGAAGCCCAGGCTCCTCATTCTGGATGAGCCGGACAGCGGCGTTGACGTCGACTCTCTTAAGGTGATAGCGGGAGTTATAGCGAGGCTCCATAGCGAGGGCACGGGAATACTCCTAATCACGCACTACGGCAGGATTTTAGAGTACCTCAATCCCCAGAGGGTCCATGTCCTCAAGGAAGGCAGGCTCGTTGCTTCCGGCGGAATGGAGCTGGTCCGACTCATAGAAGAGAAGGGCTTCGCGGCGGTGGGTGAGAATGGCGCAGCAGTCAAGGCTTGA
- the sufB gene encoding Fe-S cluster assembly protein SufB, translating to MAQQSRLEEILKAGSLEEILGTAVPYPKEIELRGEITEDAIREISRIKNEPEWMLRHRLKALELFKKLPMPKWVVGIDELDIESFSLYSKPEMGSEIKDWDDLPENIRRTFERLNIPEIEKRFLSGLTAVFDSESVYSQLKEEFKKKGIIMLPMEEAVQKYPDLVKRYFGKVFPPGEHKFSALHHALWSGGAFVYIPKGVRVPFPIEAFFVIGSALEGQFEHTLLIADEGSYVHFIEGCSAPMYKGFSFHDGMVEIYAHKNATVKFTTIQNWSRNVINFNNKRAIIEENAYVEWIEGSIGSHITYTYPSSVLKGEGARTAQYVVSLSNGPYLKDTGAKTWHLAPNTSSKIVSKSISANGGTNIYRGLVRIMKGAKNSTATVSCDSLILDEKSKAYTYPHNQNDEPTASIIHEATTGKLSEDKLFYMNSRGISEEEAKSLIVLGFISEVLEGLPFEYVEVLKKVIELEFSEVGGVG from the coding sequence ATGGCGCAGCAGTCAAGGCTTGAGGAGATACTCAAGGCGGGCTCCCTTGAGGAAATTCTGGGAACGGCGGTGCCGTACCCGAAGGAAATCGAGCTGCGCGGTGAGATTACGGAGGATGCCATCAGGGAGATTTCGAGGATAAAGAACGAACCCGAGTGGATGCTCAGGCACAGGCTCAAGGCGCTCGAGCTCTTCAAGAAGCTCCCGATGCCGAAGTGGGTTGTTGGAATAGACGAGCTCGACATCGAGAGCTTCTCCCTCTACTCCAAGCCAGAGATGGGCAGCGAGATTAAGGACTGGGATGACCTGCCAGAGAACATAAGGAGAACCTTTGAGAGACTCAACATCCCGGAGATAGAGAAGAGGTTCCTCTCGGGCCTTACGGCCGTCTTTGACAGCGAGAGCGTATATTCCCAGCTCAAAGAGGAGTTCAAGAAGAAGGGTATCATAATGCTCCCCATGGAGGAGGCCGTCCAGAAGTACCCTGATCTCGTCAAGAGGTACTTCGGGAAAGTCTTTCCTCCGGGCGAGCACAAGTTTTCAGCCCTGCACCATGCCCTCTGGAGCGGCGGAGCGTTCGTCTACATCCCGAAGGGGGTGAGGGTCCCCTTCCCGATAGAGGCATTCTTCGTCATCGGCTCGGCCCTTGAGGGCCAGTTCGAGCACACCCTGCTCATAGCGGACGAAGGCAGCTACGTCCACTTCATCGAGGGCTGTTCGGCACCGATGTACAAGGGCTTCTCCTTCCACGACGGCATGGTAGAGATTTACGCCCACAAGAACGCCACCGTCAAGTTCACCACCATACAGAACTGGAGCAGGAACGTCATCAACTTCAACAACAAGCGCGCCATCATAGAGGAGAACGCCTACGTTGAATGGATAGAGGGCAGCATCGGGAGCCACATAACCTACACCTACCCGTCAAGCGTCCTGAAGGGGGAGGGAGCAAGAACGGCGCAGTACGTTGTCTCTCTCAGCAACGGGCCATACCTCAAGGACACCGGTGCCAAAACCTGGCATTTAGCTCCAAACACCAGCTCGAAGATAGTCTCGAAGAGCATAAGCGCCAACGGGGGAACCAACATCTACCGCGGCCTCGTTAGGATAATGAAGGGGGCCAAAAACTCCACCGCAACGGTCTCCTGTGACTCGCTCATACTCGACGAGAAGAGTAAGGCCTACACCTATCCGCACAACCAGAACGACGAACCGACAGCGAGCATAATCCACGAGGCAACCACGGGAAAGCTGAGCGAGGACAAACTGTTTTACATGAACTCCCGCGGTATAAGCGAGGAAGAGGCCAAGAGCCTCATCGTTCTGGGCTTCATCAGTGAAGTTCTTGAGGGCTTGCCTTTCGAGTACGTGGAGGTGCTCAAGAAGGTCATAGAGCTTGAGTTCAGCGAGGTAGGGGGTGTTGGATGA